One stretch of Pigmentiphaga aceris DNA includes these proteins:
- a CDS encoding YbaB/EbfC family nucleoid-associated protein — translation MMKGQIAGLMRQAQQMQENMKKAQEQLADILVEGAAGGGLVKATVSCRNDVKRIVIDPSLLADDKDMLEDLVVAALNDALRKAEATSQEKMSALTAGLPIPPGMKLPF, via the coding sequence ATGATGAAAGGTCAGATCGCTGGTTTGATGCGCCAGGCGCAGCAAATGCAAGAAAACATGAAGAAGGCGCAGGAACAGCTGGCCGACATTCTGGTGGAAGGTGCCGCAGGTGGTGGTCTGGTCAAGGCCACCGTCAGCTGCCGCAACGACGTCAAGCGCATCGTCATCGATCCCAGCCTGCTGGCTGACGACAAGGACATGCTGGAAGACCTCGTGGTTGCCGCATTGAACGACGCACTGCGCAAGGCCGAAGCCACCAGCCAGGAAAAGATGTCGGCGCTGACCGCCGGCCTGCCGATCCCCCCGGGCATGAAGCTGCCGTTCTAA